One window of Halichondria panicea chromosome 7, odHalPani1.1, whole genome shotgun sequence genomic DNA carries:
- the LOC135338736 gene encoding carotenoid-cleaving dioxygenase, mitochondrial-like: MASVLLKQRSYNSLRTSLQVILRPWIRLSISTTSVRGELFKSVPEQTVPVEGKIQGSLPDWLSGKLIRNGPGLFEIGDTKLNHWFDGMALLHSFTIKSGKVFYASKFLRSDAYTKNMAANRLVVSEFGTGAVPDPCMTLFERVQSYFTSLTDPSTKITDNCLVNIWPAGDKYIASTESDFVHVFSPETLDAQQKIQLSKYVAVNSATAHPHIDVDGTVYNLGSSANGYTIIKIPPTGKDSHVMDKASVLCDVPPKNKLKPAYSHSFGATENYFVLLEQPFRINVLKVIKDALLNKPILADGIFEWQENELIRFFIVEKSSGNILPGKFFAPTGMVLHHINAYEDKGHVVVDVCGYDNGEVLYSNLTLEDMNSSRVEGDVTTIPRRYVLPIDQTLHDSSKENLVTLDYTEATAQLQEDGSILCQPESISEKSFEFPRIHYEKFNGRPYQFAYGLNETYEDLIKTDVKTKKCLTWSENGCSASEPVFVGKPESSGEDDGVILSAVLRVDESQPPFLLVLDARTMAEMARVEFPGIQWHKDVHGIFVPASALE; encoded by the exons ATGGCAAGTGTGTTGCTCAAGCAGAGGTCTTACAATTCTCTTAGAACATCTCTTCAGGTCATCCTA AGGCCATGGATAAGATTATCCATATCCACAACCAGTGTCAGGGGAGAATTGTTCAAGTCAGTTCCAGAGCAAACTGTACCTGTGGAGGGAAAAATCCAAG GATCCCTTCCTGACTGGCTGAGTGGAAAGCTGATCAGAAATGGACCAGGGCTATTTGAGATTGGAGACACTAAACTGAACCATTGGTTCGATGGAATGGCTCTGTTGCACAGCTTCACAATAAAGTCAG GAAAAGTGTTTTATGCAAGCAAGTTCCTGCGCAGCGACGCCTACACTAAGAACATGGCTGCCAACAGACTTGTAGTATCAGAGTTTGGAACAGGAGCTGTCCCAGACCCATGTATGACTCTGTTtgaaag GGTGCAGTCTTATTTCACATCGCTAACTGACCCCTCAACGAAAATAACTGATAACTGCCTCGTCAATATTTGGCCGGCTGGAGACAAGTACATTGCTTCCACAGAATCTGATTTTGTTCACGTCTTCTCCCCAGAAACACTCGATGCACAACAAAAG ATTCAGCTCTCTAAGTATGTAGCTGTTAACTCGGCCACTGCTCATCCGCACATTGATGTTGATGGAACAGTGTACAACCTCGGCAGCTCTGCAAATGGATACACCATCATCAAGATACCTCCCACTGGAAAAG ATTCACATGTGATGGACAAGGCTAGTGTGTTGTGCGATGTACCACCAAAGAACAAGCTTAAGCCAGCCTATAGTCACAG CTTTGGTGCAACTGAGAATTACTTTGTACTACTAGAGCAGCCTTTTCGCATCAATGTACTAAAAGTTATAAAGGATGCTCTCCTGAACAAGCCAATTCTAGCTGACGGAATATTTGAATGGCAGGAAAATGAGTTG ATCAGATTCTTTATTGTGGAGAAGAGCAGTGGTAACATTCTTCCAGGGAAGTTTTTTGCTCCTACTGGTATGGTCTTACACCACATCAATGCTTATGAGGACAAAG gtCACGTAGTTGTGGATGTCTGTGGCTATGACAACGGTGAGGTACTATACAGTAACCTAACTCTTGAAGACATGAACAGTTCGAGAGTTGAAGGTGACGTTACTACAATTCCCAGACGCTATGTGCTCCCCATTGATCAAACTCTGCAT gattcCTCTAAAGAGAACTTAGTAACTCTGGATTACACTGAAGCCACTGCCCAGCTTCAAGAAGATGGCAGTATCTTGTGTCAGCCCGAATCCATCTCGGAGAAAT CATTTGAGTTTCCACGTATCCACTATGAGAAATTCAATGGAAGGCCTTACCAATTTGCGTATGGACTGAATGAAACATATGAG GATCTCATCAAGACGGACGTGAAGACCAAGAAGTGCCTAACATGGTCAGAGAATGGCTGCAGTGCGTCTGAACCTGTTTTTGTTGGCAAGCCTGAGAGCTCTGGGGAAGATGACG gagtaATCCTGTCGGCTGTTCTCCGCGTGGATGAGAGTCAGCCACCGTTCCTGCTGGTGCTGGATGCCAGGACAATGGCAGAGATGGCTAGAGTAGAGTTTCCAGGCATTCAGTGGCACAAAGATGTCCACGGCATATTTGTACCTGCTTCAGCCCTGGAGTGA